From Candidatus Thiodictyon syntrophicum, a single genomic window includes:
- the hisC gene encoding histidinol-phosphate transaminase: MNPPPLDRLLPAYVRGFEPYIPSKPDAELMRLYGCAQLHRLNNNENVLGPPPAAQEAIRGFSPPLAALYPSGDAWHLRQRLANRFGKDPDQFLVGNGANEVIGFVIKAFCEPGDNIVTADKTFAVYEWFATFSGIEARLVPLRDHGFDDQGMLDAIDARTKVLFVCNPNNPTGTYWDRDRLSRFLERVAGERIVVLDEAYCEFVEADDFPDGMGLIDDYPNLVIFRTFSKMYGLAGLRIGYLAGSLDLVNAIRRTCIVYSVNALAQLAAVAAVDDDAHVARTRALVRESKGLLREEVTQLGLPYVAGEGNFMMIQLPMSDTLAYRRLLHQGFMIRSMTGFRFPNWIRVSLARLEVMEGFVAALRTLISR; the protein is encoded by the coding sequence GTGAACCCACCGCCGCTGGATCGCTTGCTGCCGGCCTATGTGCGGGGCTTCGAGCCCTATATCCCGAGCAAGCCGGATGCCGAACTGATGCGGCTCTACGGCTGTGCGCAGCTACACCGGCTCAACAACAACGAGAATGTGCTGGGACCACCGCCGGCCGCGCAGGAGGCAATCCGAGGGTTCTCACCACCGCTCGCCGCACTCTATCCCAGTGGCGATGCCTGGCACCTGCGGCAGCGGCTGGCCAACCGCTTCGGCAAGGACCCCGATCAATTCCTGGTCGGTAACGGTGCCAATGAGGTGATCGGCTTCGTCATCAAGGCGTTCTGCGAGCCCGGCGACAATATCGTGACCGCGGACAAGACCTTCGCGGTATATGAATGGTTCGCGACTTTTTCCGGCATCGAGGCCCGGTTGGTTCCGCTGCGAGACCACGGCTTCGACGATCAGGGGATGCTCGACGCCATCGACGCTCGCACCAAGGTGCTGTTCGTCTGCAACCCCAACAATCCCACCGGGACCTACTGGGACCGCGACCGTTTGTCGCGCTTTCTGGAGCGGGTCGCGGGCGAGCGGATCGTGGTGCTGGATGAAGCCTATTGCGAGTTCGTCGAGGCCGACGACTTCCCGGATGGCATGGGGCTGATCGACGATTATCCCAATCTGGTGATCTTCCGGACCTTCTCCAAGATGTATGGGTTGGCTGGCCTGCGGATCGGCTATCTGGCCGGCAGTCTGGACCTGGTGAATGCGATCCGGCGGACCTGTATCGTCTATTCGGTCAATGCCCTGGCACAGCTCGCCGCGGTCGCGGCCGTGGATGACGACGCCCATGTCGCTCGCACCCGGGCGCTGGTGCGGGAGAGCAAGGGGCTGCTGCGGGAGGAAGTGACTCAGCTGGGTTTGCCGTACGTCGCTGGAGAGGGCAATTTCATGATGATCCAGTTGCCGATGAGCGACACCCTGGCCTATCGCCGGCTGCTCCACCAGGGGTTCATGATCCGGAGCATGACCGGGTTCCGTTTCCCCAACTGGATTCGGGTCAGCCTCGCCCGGCTGGAGGTCATGGAGGGCTTCGTCGCCGCCCTGCGCACCCTGATTTCGCGGTGA
- a CDS encoding ATP-binding protein: protein MSGLLSPAPSRTHPANYLSANRPSVILMDTQPARPATLRLAVTLRRCFLSLCTSFVEQSARALGLGDREALSLTLAAEEIFIYLAEGAASDQDLRIECQGGGHEVTVIFTAPSHTLDLRAFNITSRSITGDDEPSAELGLLIAARMVDRLRFSQQGGEFHLAMSKDRAYPAADATPFPIPDAGPAVTIKEPDAAELHLLLQRIQALPSGRLPAEFATTGKVVDMAAAGVYQAAVAVDAAANPGGGLLWRRQGDRLVECYGPYLFGQSATIARRLLDRLLGSLAKSRAVGLLCRYPAPDLPADYFEALGTLHHQAPDGSVTEIPAYYRQLIEDAGAIAWCHPEVQPFLTSEYRRLAFARTQVPLASSGAMVDPYSVLTAAFNRPAGEVTLRPLWWGADALANLSAHVRVLRQEGFYDLFFEMDLGQAWQGHFTPALLATGFRPRLILPNAGQGDTLVFQCEAQFETEARP from the coding sequence ATGTCAGGGCTTCTGTCCCCGGCACCCAGCCGCACCCACCCTGCCAACTACCTGAGCGCCAACCGGCCGTCAGTGATCCTCATGGACACTCAACCTGCCAGGCCCGCAACCCTGCGCCTCGCCGTCACGCTCAGGCGGTGCTTCTTGTCCCTATGCACGAGCTTCGTGGAACAGTCGGCCCGGGCACTCGGCTTGGGGGACCGGGAGGCGCTGTCGCTCACCCTGGCGGCGGAGGAGATCTTCATCTACCTGGCCGAAGGTGCGGCGTCAGACCAGGATCTGCGCATCGAGTGTCAGGGCGGCGGCCATGAGGTGACGGTGATCTTTACCGCGCCGAGCCACACCCTCGACCTCCGGGCCTTCAACATCACCTCGCGTTCGATCACCGGTGATGACGAACCTTCCGCCGAGTTGGGGCTGCTGATCGCTGCCCGCATGGTGGATCGGCTGCGTTTTTCCCAACAGGGCGGTGAATTCCACTTGGCGATGAGCAAGGACAGGGCCTATCCGGCCGCGGACGCCACGCCCTTCCCGATCCCGGATGCGGGACCCGCGGTGACCATCAAGGAACCCGACGCCGCCGAGCTTCATCTCCTGCTGCAACGCATTCAGGCCTTGCCGTCTGGACGCCTGCCGGCGGAGTTCGCCACCACTGGCAAGGTCGTCGATATGGCCGCTGCCGGGGTCTACCAGGCCGCCGTCGCCGTGGACGCAGCCGCTAATCCGGGCGGTGGCTTGCTCTGGCGTCGGCAGGGCGACCGGCTGGTGGAGTGCTATGGTCCCTATCTCTTCGGGCAGTCGGCGACGATCGCGCGCCGGCTGCTCGATCGACTGCTCGGCAGCCTGGCCAAGTCCCGTGCGGTCGGGTTGCTCTGTCGTTATCCGGCGCCCGATCTGCCCGCGGACTATTTCGAGGCATTGGGCACCCTGCACCATCAGGCCCCCGATGGCTCAGTGACCGAGATTCCGGCCTATTACCGCCAATTGATCGAAGACGCCGGTGCCATCGCCTGGTGCCATCCCGAGGTGCAGCCCTTCCTCACCAGCGAATATCGGCGGCTGGCCTTCGCGCGCACCCAGGTCCCGCTCGCCTCGTCGGGGGCGATGGTCGATCCCTATTCGGTGCTGACTGCCGCATTCAACCGCCCGGCCGGTGAAGTGACACTGCGCCCACTCTGGTGGGGCGCGGACGCGTTGGCGAACCTGTCTGCGCATGTCCGGGTCCTGCGTCAGGAGGGATTCTACGACCTGTTCTTCGAGATGGACCTGGGGCAGGCCTGGCAGGGCCACTTCACCCCCGCGCTGCTGGCGACCGGTTTCAGGCCCCGGTTGATACTCCCGAATGCCGGCCAGGGCGATACGCTGGTGTTCCAGTGCGAGGCCCAATTCGAGACCGAGGCCAGGCCGTGA